The following proteins come from a genomic window of Panicum hallii strain FIL2 chromosome 8, PHallii_v3.1, whole genome shotgun sequence:
- the LOC112902932 gene encoding uncharacterized protein LOC112902932 isoform X1 produces MASLRHLAAGPACHHPHGVAAASASLQLRRLPSCPVPLRSRLFTRVYALSSNDIRVGTNVEVDGAPWKVLEFLHVKPGKGAAFVRTKMRNYVTGNTVEKTFRAGSTLQEPSLSKETKQFTYKDGSQFVFMDLTTFEESRLNEADVGDKQKWLKEGMDCNLLYWNGKIIDFELPITVRLTVTDTDPGASDSVQGGTKPATLETGAVVTVPSFVNIGDDILVDSRTGQYMNRA; encoded by the exons ATGGCCTccctccgccacctcgccgccggccccgcctgCCACCATCCCCACGGCGTCGCGGCAGCCTCCGCCTCCCTCCAGCTCCGTCGCCTGCCCTCCTGCCCCGTCCCCCTCCGCTCCCGCCTCTTCACCC GCGTTTATGCGCTCTCCAGCAATGACATCAGGGTTGGCACCAACGTAGAGGTCGACGGCGCGCCATGGAAAGTTCTAG AGTTTCTCCACGTCAAGcctggaaaaggtgctgctttTGTCAGGACAAAAATGCGCAATTATGTCACTGGCAATACAGTTGAGAAAACCTTTCGAGCTGGAAGTACG CTACAGGAGCCATCCCTTTCAAAGGAAACCAAGCAATTTACATACAAGGATGGCTCCCAGTTCGTGTTCATGGATCTG ACAACATTTGAAGAAAGTAGGTTAAACGAAGCAGATGTTGGTGACAAGCAAAAATGGCTGAAAGAGGGAATGGACTGCAATTTGTTGTACTGGAATGGGAAG ATCATTGATTTTGAGTTGCCCATCACTGTGAGGCTGACTGTGACTGATACTGACCCCGGGGCAAGCGATAGTGTACAAG GAGGAACAAAGCCTGCAACCCTGGAAACTGGAGCTGTTGTCACGGTGCCCTCTTTTGTGAACATAGGCGATGATATCCTAGTTGATTCAAGAACCGGACAGTATATGAACAGAGCATAG
- the LOC112902932 gene encoding uncharacterized protein LOC112902932 isoform X2, whose protein sequence is MASLRHLAAGPACHHPHGVAAASASLQLRRLPSCPVPLRSRLFTRVYALSSNDIRVGTNVEVDGAPWKVLEFLHVKPGKGAAFVRTKMRNYVTGNTVEKTFRAGSTTTFEESRLNEADVGDKQKWLKEGMDCNLLYWNGKIIDFELPITVRLTVTDTDPGASDSVQGGTKPATLETGAVVTVPSFVNIGDDILVDSRTGQYMNRA, encoded by the exons ATGGCCTccctccgccacctcgccgccggccccgcctgCCACCATCCCCACGGCGTCGCGGCAGCCTCCGCCTCCCTCCAGCTCCGTCGCCTGCCCTCCTGCCCCGTCCCCCTCCGCTCCCGCCTCTTCACCC GCGTTTATGCGCTCTCCAGCAATGACATCAGGGTTGGCACCAACGTAGAGGTCGACGGCGCGCCATGGAAAGTTCTAG AGTTTCTCCACGTCAAGcctggaaaaggtgctgctttTGTCAGGACAAAAATGCGCAATTATGTCACTGGCAATACAGTTGAGAAAACCTTTCGAGCTGGAAGTACG ACAACATTTGAAGAAAGTAGGTTAAACGAAGCAGATGTTGGTGACAAGCAAAAATGGCTGAAAGAGGGAATGGACTGCAATTTGTTGTACTGGAATGGGAAG ATCATTGATTTTGAGTTGCCCATCACTGTGAGGCTGACTGTGACTGATACTGACCCCGGGGCAAGCGATAGTGTACAAG GAGGAACAAAGCCTGCAACCCTGGAAACTGGAGCTGTTGTCACGGTGCCCTCTTTTGTGAACATAGGCGATGATATCCTAGTTGATTCAAGAACCGGACAGTATATGAACAGAGCATAG